A part of Marinomonas rhizomae genomic DNA contains:
- the hflX gene encoding ribosome rescue GTPase HflX, which yields MFFERPDSGDIAVLVHIDFHDQNESYGPEEFVELAISAGADPVAVVTGSRQRPDARYFIGTGKLAEIKDIVDREEAQIVLFDHALSPSQERNLESVLQCRVLDRTGLILDIFAQRARTHEGKLQVELAQLQHMSTRLIRGWTHLERQKGGIGMRGPGETQLETDRRLLRERIKAIQKRLAKVGSQRDQNRRSRDRSSVPTVSLVGYTNAGKSTLFNRATGAEVFAADQLFATLDPTLRRLDLEQIGSIVLADTVGFIRQLPHRLIKAFQATLKESSEADLLLHVVDAADISRDENMKHVDSVLEEIGANEVPTLTVFNKIDALPTAEPRIDRDANGNPFRVWLSARDGQGVDLLKQAIAELLAEDVFSETLYLSSQYGRLRAMLFEHGAVKSERFDEAGRFVLDVKLPKKDYLQILARAGMSEDQIEAV from the coding sequence TTGTTTTTTGAACGTCCAGATAGTGGTGATATAGCTGTATTGGTTCATATAGATTTTCATGATCAAAATGAGTCTTATGGTCCAGAAGAGTTTGTTGAACTTGCTATTTCTGCTGGTGCCGACCCTGTGGCTGTTGTCACGGGATCTCGTCAGCGACCTGATGCTAGATATTTTATCGGTACTGGCAAACTAGCAGAAATTAAAGATATTGTTGATCGAGAGGAAGCCCAAATTGTTCTTTTTGATCATGCATTATCTCCTTCCCAAGAGCGTAACTTAGAAAGTGTCTTACAATGTCGTGTGCTTGATCGTACAGGGCTTATACTTGATATTTTTGCTCAGCGAGCACGTACCCATGAGGGTAAATTGCAAGTTGAGTTGGCTCAATTACAACACATGTCGACTCGTCTTATTCGTGGTTGGACGCATTTAGAACGCCAAAAAGGCGGTATAGGTATGCGTGGGCCCGGTGAAACCCAGCTTGAGACTGACCGTCGATTGCTTAGAGAGCGTATCAAAGCCATTCAGAAAAGACTGGCAAAAGTAGGTTCTCAGCGGGATCAGAATCGCCGATCGCGTGATCGTTCCTCTGTTCCAACGGTGTCGCTGGTGGGCTATACCAACGCAGGCAAATCTACTTTATTTAATAGAGCAACAGGTGCTGAAGTTTTTGCGGCCGACCAATTGTTTGCCACCCTAGATCCAACTTTGAGGCGTTTAGATTTAGAGCAAATAGGCTCTATAGTATTGGCTGATACGGTGGGATTTATTCGTCAATTACCTCACCGATTGATCAAGGCATTCCAGGCGACCTTAAAAGAGTCGTCTGAGGCGGATTTGTTATTGCATGTAGTGGACGCAGCGGATATTTCTCGTGATGAGAATATGAAGCATGTTGATTCTGTGCTGGAAGAAATTGGCGCTAATGAAGTGCCAACTTTGACTGTATTTAACAAAATTGATGCCTTGCCGACAGCAGAACCTAGAATTGATAGGGATGCTAACGGGAACCCTTTCCGAGTTTGGTTGTCTGCTCGTGATGGTCAAGGTGTTGACTTACTTAAGCAAGCTATTGCTGAACTGTTAGCAGAAGATGTTTTTAGTGAAACACTTTATTTGTCGAGTCAGTATGGTCGTTTAAGGGCTATGTTGTTCGAGCATGGAGCGGTGAAATCGGAGCGCTTTGATGAAGCGGGTCGTTTTGTTCTTGATGTAAAGTTGCCTAAAAAAGATTATTTGCAGATTTTGGCTCGCGCAGGCATGTCTGAGGATCAGATAGAAGCGGTGTGA
- the hfq gene encoding RNA chaperone Hfq, which yields MSKGQSLQDPYLNILRKERVPVSIFLVNGIKLQGQIESFDQFVILLKNTVSQMVYKHAISTVVPSRTIRIPSPDQPEDDAE from the coding sequence ATGTCAAAAGGGCAATCATTACAAGACCCTTATCTAAATATTCTACGTAAAGAAAGAGTGCCAGTATCCATCTTTCTTGTAAATGGAATTAAACTTCAAGGTCAAATCGAATCATTCGATCAGTTTGTGATTCTATTGAAAAATACTGTTAGTCAAATGGTTTACAAACACGCCATTTCTACAGTTGTGCCTTCCCGTACAATTCGCATCCCGTCTCCTGATCAGCCGGAAGATGACGCTGAATAG
- the miaA gene encoding tRNA (adenosine(37)-N6)-dimethylallyltransferase MiaA codes for MTKPHVVCLMGPTASGKTGLAVELAEQHNFEIISVDSALVYKGMDIGTAKPDAQLLARAPHRLIDIIDPLESYSAADFVLDAVEHSQEIIAKGKTPLLVGGTMMYFNALQKGLAEMPQADAELRALIEAEAAEKGWVALHEELQKFDPEAASRIHPNDPQRLQRAIEVYRLTGKTMSHFWAQQEAVSLPFEMINMAVMPKERSVLHERIEQRFYDMMDQGFLAEVEGFYKRGDLTIDMPSMRCVGYRQLWQYLDGVDLLDDAIFKGVVASRQLAKRQLTWLRGWEDLMIFDSLSKDLVPEALNYIESRII; via the coding sequence ATGACAAAACCGCATGTTGTGTGTTTGATGGGGCCGACGGCATCAGGGAAAACAGGTTTGGCAGTTGAGCTGGCTGAGCAGCATAATTTTGAAATTATCAGTGTCGATTCTGCTCTTGTTTACAAAGGAATGGATATTGGTACGGCTAAGCCGGATGCACAGTTGCTTGCTAGAGCACCTCATAGATTGATTGATATTATCGATCCTCTTGAATCTTACTCGGCCGCTGATTTTGTTTTGGATGCGGTCGAGCATTCGCAAGAGATTATTGCCAAGGGAAAAACGCCACTTTTAGTGGGTGGTACTATGATGTATTTCAATGCTTTGCAAAAGGGGCTGGCAGAAATGCCGCAGGCGGATGCAGAGTTACGTGCATTGATTGAGGCTGAAGCGGCAGAAAAGGGCTGGGTGGCTTTGCATGAAGAGCTACAGAAGTTTGATCCGGAGGCAGCGTCTCGGATTCATCCTAATGACCCTCAGCGTTTGCAGCGTGCTATTGAAGTGTATCGGCTGACCGGCAAAACGATGAGCCATTTCTGGGCGCAGCAGGAAGCGGTGTCTTTGCCGTTTGAGATGATCAATATGGCAGTGATGCCGAAAGAGCGCAGTGTGTTGCACGAACGTATTGAGCAGCGTTTTTATGACATGATGGATCAGGGGTTCTTAGCAGAGGTTGAAGGCTTCTACAAGCGTGGTGATCTAACGATTGATATGCCTTCTATGCGTTGCGTTGGCTACCGGCAGTTATGGCAATATTTAGACGGTGTTGATTTGCTAGATGATGCTATCTTTAAAGGGGTGGTTGCTTCTCGTCAATTGGCAAAAAGGCAGCTTACTTGGTTGAGGGGATGGGAGGATCTGATGATTTTTGATAGTTTGTCGAAAGATCTTGTGCCTGAAGCCTTGAATTATATAGAAAGCAGGATTATATAG
- the mutL gene encoding DNA mismatch repair endonuclease MutL, with amino-acid sequence MQRINLLSPRLANQIAAGEVVERPASVVKELLENSLDAGASQLDIDVEQGGVRRIKIRDNGTGIMKDDLSLALSRHATSKIITLDDLEAVCTLGFRGEALASISSVSRMHLTSQAENEVEAWRVEAEGKDMATAIRPASHPQGTTIDVRDLFFNTPARRKFLRTEKTEFAHLEEVVKRLALSRYETGFRLSHNGKQVYDLRPVTDQLHAEHRLATLLGKKFIENSLTLDVEAAGLRLWGWIGLPTFSRSQADLQYFFVNGRVVKDKLVAHAVRQAYRDVLYNGRHPTFVLYLELDPSTVDVNVHPTKHEVRFRDGRLVHDFLFSRIHKAIADVRPESDAAPTGMNDSVQTDEQASYGANITEQSALPLSNRSASSSMDWMRSTSNSLGASEVRGQLDGMSRLSGYAQEYASKTEEVDPETGEVREVSPTNVVGLGESPFVRSEGDYQAVPPLGFAVAQLHGVYILSESEQGLILVDMHAAHERIVYERMKTAFYQKNISSQPLLVPINIAVSQSEADLVEESGEVFEAFGFRVERTGLESAMVREVPVILIRGDVEGLVRDVISDLSANGVSDLMESRANELMASMACHGAVRANRKLTIAEMNSLLRDMEVTERSGQCNHGRPTWAHLSMSDLDKLFLRGR; translated from the coding sequence ATGCAAAGAATTAATCTTTTATCTCCACGTCTAGCCAACCAAATCGCCGCGGGAGAGGTGGTTGAACGTCCTGCTTCCGTTGTTAAAGAATTGCTTGAAAATAGTCTTGATGCTGGCGCATCGCAGCTTGATATTGATGTGGAGCAAGGTGGCGTAAGACGTATCAAGATTCGCGATAACGGCACAGGCATCATGAAAGATGACCTGTCGTTAGCGTTAAGTCGTCATGCTACCAGTAAAATCATTACCTTGGACGATTTAGAGGCTGTTTGTACTCTTGGTTTTCGTGGTGAGGCGTTAGCCAGTATTAGTTCTGTATCGCGAATGCACCTAACCTCTCAGGCTGAAAATGAAGTAGAAGCTTGGAGAGTTGAGGCGGAAGGCAAGGATATGGCGACGGCAATTCGTCCAGCCTCCCATCCCCAGGGTACAACTATCGACGTGCGTGATTTGTTTTTTAATACGCCTGCTCGTCGTAAGTTTCTTCGTACTGAAAAAACGGAATTCGCGCACCTTGAAGAAGTCGTTAAGCGGCTGGCGTTGAGTCGTTATGAAACTGGCTTTCGACTGAGTCATAACGGTAAACAAGTTTATGACCTTCGTCCTGTCACCGATCAGCTTCATGCTGAGCATCGGTTGGCAACTTTGCTGGGCAAAAAATTCATCGAGAATTCATTGACGCTAGATGTTGAGGCGGCTGGTTTGCGTTTGTGGGGGTGGATTGGTTTGCCGACGTTTTCTCGTTCTCAGGCGGATCTGCAGTATTTCTTTGTAAACGGCCGTGTGGTCAAAGATAAACTGGTGGCTCACGCAGTGCGTCAGGCTTATCGTGATGTTTTGTATAATGGTCGTCATCCTACTTTTGTTTTATATCTTGAGTTGGACCCCTCGACGGTTGATGTGAACGTACATCCGACAAAGCATGAAGTGCGCTTTCGTGATGGTCGTTTAGTGCATGACTTCTTGTTTAGTCGTATTCATAAGGCTATCGCGGATGTTCGCCCAGAATCAGATGCCGCCCCTACTGGGATGAATGATTCGGTGCAGACTGATGAGCAGGCAAGTTATGGTGCGAATATAACAGAGCAATCTGCTTTGCCCTTGTCTAATCGTTCTGCGTCTTCTTCGATGGACTGGATGCGCTCTACTTCAAATTCGTTGGGAGCGTCAGAGGTTCGAGGTCAACTTGATGGCATGAGTCGCCTGTCTGGTTATGCTCAGGAGTATGCTTCTAAAACAGAAGAGGTTGATCCTGAAACCGGTGAAGTTAGAGAGGTTTCTCCTACAAATGTTGTGGGGCTGGGTGAAAGTCCGTTTGTTAGATCTGAAGGTGATTACCAAGCGGTTCCACCTTTGGGTTTTGCTGTGGCTCAGTTGCACGGTGTTTATATTCTTTCTGAAAGTGAGCAGGGTCTTATTTTAGTGGATATGCATGCGGCTCATGAACGAATTGTCTATGAGCGTATGAAGACCGCGTTTTATCAAAAAAATATTTCATCTCAGCCTTTACTAGTACCGATAAATATCGCTGTGTCGCAAAGTGAAGCGGATCTTGTTGAGGAAAGTGGTGAGGTTTTTGAAGCATTTGGCTTTCGAGTAGAAAGAACTGGGCTAGAAAGTGCTATGGTTCGCGAAGTTCCCGTTATACTGATACGTGGCGATGTGGAAGGTCTTGTGCGTGATGTGATTAGTGACTTGTCTGCGAATGGTGTGTCCGATCTGATGGAGTCGCGGGCTAACGAGTTGATGGCTTCAATGGCGTGTCACGGTGCTGTGCGTGCAAATCGTAAGTTGACTATTGCCGAGATGAATAGTCTTCTTCGTGATATGGAGGTCACTGAGCGAAGTGGGCAGTGTAATCACGGCCGACCAACTTGGGCACACTTAAGTATGTCTGATTTAGATAAACTCTTTTTGAGAGGACGTTGA
- a CDS encoding N-acetylmuramoyl-L-alanine amidase, protein MHTKFRNYLFIFICSILSLATCSVLAAEVRDIRVAQQEGVTRLVFELSEAAEHRIFPLSNPDRIVLDISGVVLSPSVVNGLSALSSDVLMRVRYARRDSGVRFVLDLGQAAKAKSTVLAANGTYGPRILVELEYGVRKPATIVKSLANLSKEKRDIVIAIDPGHGGKDPGALGQYNVREKDIVLSIGKELARRINAVDGFKAVLTRSTDKYLQLRDRSRVAREANADLMISIHADAFTKSSARGASVWALSLSGKSSEMGRWLAQQENSADLVGGISLDDKDQLLAEVLLDMSMNSTIQMSLNIGKSVLGEMKGVAVLHKDSVQQAGFVVLKSPDIPSILIETGFVSNKTEAKNLSSRTYRVKLADSISKGVVEYFTKNAPDGTLVAWKQKKHSDYVYTVSKGDTLSEIARRNQVSLSVLRQANNLSNDVIWIGQKLVIPAG, encoded by the coding sequence ATGCATACTAAATTTCGTAATTATCTATTTATTTTTATTTGTTCAATCCTGTCTTTGGCGACTTGTAGTGTTTTGGCTGCAGAGGTTCGAGATATTCGTGTTGCTCAGCAAGAGGGGGTGACACGTTTGGTGTTTGAGCTTTCTGAGGCTGCAGAGCACCGTATTTTTCCTCTTTCTAATCCTGATCGTATTGTTTTAGATATTAGCGGAGTGGTTTTAAGTCCCTCAGTGGTAAATGGCTTGTCTGCGCTGTCTTCAGATGTTTTGATGCGAGTAAGATATGCGCGCCGAGATTCAGGTGTTCGGTTTGTACTTGATTTGGGGCAGGCGGCTAAGGCAAAAAGCACTGTTTTGGCTGCCAATGGTACTTATGGCCCTAGGATATTGGTTGAGCTTGAGTACGGGGTAAGAAAGCCTGCGACTATTGTTAAAAGTTTAGCGAACCTCTCTAAAGAGAAGCGCGATATTGTGATTGCAATTGATCCAGGCCATGGCGGTAAAGACCCTGGTGCATTGGGGCAATATAATGTGCGAGAGAAAGATATCGTGCTTTCTATTGGTAAAGAGCTAGCGCGCCGTATCAATGCGGTTGACGGCTTTAAAGCGGTGTTAACTCGCTCAACAGACAAATACCTTCAGCTGAGAGATCGTTCCCGCGTAGCGCGTGAGGCTAACGCTGATTTGATGATATCCATTCATGCGGATGCGTTTACCAAATCCAGTGCTAGAGGGGCTTCTGTTTGGGCGTTGTCATTAAGTGGCAAAAGTTCTGAAATGGGTCGCTGGTTGGCTCAACAGGAAAACTCGGCTGATTTGGTGGGCGGAATTTCGTTGGATGATAAAGATCAGTTACTTGCTGAAGTTTTATTGGATATGTCGATGAATTCGACTATCCAAATGAGCCTTAATATCGGTAAGAGTGTTCTGGGGGAGATGAAGGGGGTTGCAGTATTGCATAAAGACAGTGTTCAGCAGGCTGGCTTTGTGGTGCTGAAGTCGCCAGATATTCCTTCTATATTGATCGAAACTGGCTTTGTGTCCAATAAAACCGAAGCCAAGAATTTATCGAGCAGAACGTATCGTGTGAAATTAGCCGATTCTATTTCAAAAGGTGTGGTTGAGTATTTCACCAAAAATGCCCCTGATGGAACCTTGGTTGCTTGGAAGCAAAAGAAACATTCTGATTATGTTTACACGGTTAGTAAGGGTGATACTCTATCCGAAATCGCGCGTCGAAATCAGGTGTCCTTGTCTGTTTTGCGTCAAGCTAACAATCTAAGTAATGACGTTATTTGGATTGGTCAGAAGCTTGTTATTCCTGCTGGTTAA
- the tsaE gene encoding tRNA (adenosine(37)-N6)-threonylcarbamoyltransferase complex ATPase subunit type 1 TsaE, giving the protein MRIEKDVYGEEAMEKLGEVFSSVLKSGAVVYLEGDLGMGKTTLVRGVLRGLGYQGPVKSPTYTIVEPYEMSGFEAFHFDLYRVADAEELEFMGIRDYFNDGSLCLIEWAEMGRGILPEADLVVSLSLIRQGRHVCVEANTDKGGEALSVLKGTITS; this is encoded by the coding sequence ATGCGAATAGAAAAAGATGTTTATGGTGAGGAGGCGATGGAAAAGCTGGGTGAGGTTTTTTCATCGGTGCTGAAGTCTGGTGCGGTGGTGTATTTGGAAGGTGATCTAGGTATGGGTAAAACCACGCTGGTGAGAGGTGTTTTGCGTGGTTTGGGATATCAAGGGCCAGTGAAAAGTCCTACCTATACGATTGTTGAGCCTTATGAAATGTCTGGCTTTGAGGCGTTTCATTTTGATTTATATCGAGTTGCGGATGCTGAAGAGCTAGAGTTTATGGGGATTCGCGACTATTTTAATGATGGTAGTTTGTGTTTGATTGAGTGGGCAGAAATGGGGCGAGGGATTTTGCCAGAGGCGGATTTAGTTGTCTCGCTGAGTTTAATTCGTCAAGGGCGCCATGTGTGTGTAGAGGCGAACACAGATAAGGGTGGTGAGGCGTTAAGCGTCTTGAAAGGAACGATAACTTCTTGA
- a CDS encoding sulfite exporter TauE/SafE family protein yields MDWLFLSIIAVAVFITGVSKGGFSGAFGILAVPLISLQTSPTLAAAIMLPILCIMDIFTVQKFWKKWNTEQLIKCIPAAIIGVIIGGLTASWFSAEWLKIMVGIIAVGFTLNSWPKKNQTNQQKPLSTIAGRLWCTLGGFTSFIAHAGGPPMSVYLLRANLDKTQYVATAAVIFTAVNYVKLIPYGMLGQLNSSNVLLSLCFTPVAFLGVQLGAWLHYKLSTALFFKIMYSFLFLTGLKLIWDGVSGLAS; encoded by the coding sequence ATGGATTGGCTTTTTCTTTCAATCATTGCCGTTGCCGTTTTTATCACTGGCGTATCAAAAGGCGGCTTTTCTGGCGCATTTGGCATTCTCGCGGTTCCGCTGATTTCACTACAAACCTCCCCAACACTTGCAGCCGCCATAATGCTTCCAATTCTCTGCATAATGGACATATTTACCGTGCAAAAATTCTGGAAGAAATGGAACACAGAACAACTTATAAAATGCATACCCGCTGCGATTATTGGCGTCATCATCGGCGGACTCACAGCATCATGGTTTTCAGCAGAATGGCTAAAAATAATGGTTGGGATTATTGCGGTAGGCTTTACATTAAATTCATGGCCCAAGAAAAACCAAACCAATCAACAAAAGCCGCTTAGTACGATTGCTGGAAGGCTCTGGTGCACGCTTGGCGGCTTCACAAGCTTTATCGCCCACGCTGGCGGACCACCAATGAGTGTCTATTTGCTAAGGGCAAACCTAGACAAAACTCAATACGTGGCCACTGCTGCCGTTATTTTTACCGCGGTCAACTACGTAAAACTCATCCCATACGGGATGCTGGGCCAGCTAAATAGTTCCAACGTACTTTTGTCGCTGTGCTTTACGCCAGTCGCTTTCTTGGGGGTCCAACTCGGCGCATGGCTACACTACAAACTGTCCACGGCGCTGTTTTTCAAAATCATGTACAGTTTTCTCTTCCTAACAGGATTAAAGCTAATATGGGACGGAGTATCAGGACTCGCGAGCTAA
- the orn gene encoding oligoribonuclease codes for MSLNEENLVWIDLEMTGLDPETDTIIEIATVVTDKHLNVLAKGPSLAVHQEKAVMDAMDEWCTQHHGDSGLTARVLSSTISMAQAEEETVKFLAQYVPAGKSPICGNSVGQDRRFLYRYMPKLEAFFHYRYLDVSTVKELAKRWKPEALDGFSKSGSHLAMDDILESIGELKHYRKTMFGLEDKA; via the coding sequence ATGAGCTTAAATGAAGAGAATTTAGTGTGGATCGATCTTGAAATGACAGGATTGGACCCAGAAACCGATACCATTATTGAAATTGCTACTGTGGTTACGGATAAGCATTTGAATGTATTGGCGAAAGGTCCAAGCCTTGCTGTCCATCAAGAAAAAGCAGTAATGGATGCGATGGATGAATGGTGTACACAGCATCATGGTGACTCTGGGTTAACGGCTAGAGTGTTGTCTTCGACTATTAGTATGGCACAAGCAGAAGAAGAGACTGTTAAGTTTTTAGCTCAGTATGTTCCGGCTGGAAAGTCGCCTATTTGTGGTAACAGTGTTGGGCAGGATCGTCGTTTTTTGTATCGCTACATGCCTAAGTTGGAAGCCTTTTTTCATTACCGTTATTTGGACGTTAGTACGGTTAAAGAGCTGGCTAAACGTTGGAAGCCAGAGGCGCTTGATGGCTTTTCTAAATCTGGTTCCCATTTGGCGATGGACGATATTCTAGAATCTATTGGTGAGTTGAAGCATTACCGTAAAACTATGTTTGGTTTGGAAGATAAGGCTTAA